Proteins from a single region of Juglans microcarpa x Juglans regia isolate MS1-56 chromosome 5S, Jm3101_v1.0, whole genome shotgun sequence:
- the LOC121268017 gene encoding LIMR family protein At5g01460-like: MGDFNLALVIVAVVVCILVFIFNVYLLVNYQHPDDANQAYFPKFVVVLGLSVAAISILMLPADVANRQACRHSIYNGACNLTLPMKDLWLAVYILDAVLVFFVIPFAMFYYEGDQEKTVGKRIKSALLWVVTTAIVCGLVLGILYGLIGKVDFTVMHLSSTTTSFPSTWDFSSSQQCIGGTHQCSAYSASASSEKTWTMRTTFPEYVVALATIVGSVLFAIFGGVGIACLPLGLIFAFIRRPKAVITRSQYIKEATELGKKAREMKKAADNLRQEEKSGSKGRKWRKNVKAVEKELLQLEEDVKLLEEMYPQGEKAETSWALTILGYLAKLVLGILGLIVSVVWVAHIVIYLLINPPLSPFLNEVFIKLDDIWGLLGTAAFAFFCFYLLLAVIAGAMMLGLRLVFITIHPMKWGATLMNSFLFNVGLILLCSISVIQFCSTAFAYYAQATAAQEIFGHTLQSLRGIRYLYKYNVFQIAFVCLAGLTFVYYAAFGWRRRKPSGRFQLST, from the exons ATGGGCGATTTCAATCTCGCTCTCGTAATCGTTGCCGTAGTCGTGTGCATCCTCGTCTTCATCTTCAATGTCTACCTTCTCGTCAACTACCAGCATCCCGACGACGCGAACCAGGCATATTTCCCCAAATTCGTCGTCGTTTTGGGGCTCTCCGTCGCCGCGATTTCGATACTTATGTTACCGGCCGACGTGGCGAATAGGCAGGCGTGTCGGCACTCGATATACAATGGCGCCTGTAATCTCACCCTGCCAATGAAGGATCTGTGGCTAGCTGTCTACATTCTAGATGCCGTGCTGGTATTCTTCGTTATTCCCTTCGCCATGTTCTACTACGAAGGGGATCAGGAAAA GACTGTTGGTAAGAGGATCAAAAGCGCGCTGCTCTGGGTTGTGACGACGGCGATCGTTTGCGGTCTCGTACTTGGCATTTTATACG GACTGATTGGAAAGGTGGACTTCACTGTTATGCACCTTTCTTCAACCACTACTTCCTTCCCTAGTACGTGGGACTTCTCTAGTAGTCAACAGTGTATTGGAGGCACACACCAG TGCTCTGCATATTCTGCAAGTGCTTCTTCAGAGAAAACATGGACTATGCGCACTACATTTCCAGAATATGTTGTTGCTCTTGCTACCATTGTCGGATCTGTACTTTTTGCT ATATTTGGTGGAGTTGGTATTGCTTGTCTGCCTTTGGGACTTATCTTTGCATTCATCAGGCGTCCAAAGGCTGTTATCACTCGCTCACAGTATATCAAG GAAGCAACAGAATTAGGTAAAAAAGCGAGAGAAATGAAGAAAGCAGCTGACAACCTCCgtcaagaagaaaaaagtggTTCTAAGGGTCGAAAGTGGCGTAAAAATGTGAAGGCAGTAGAAAAG GAGTTGCTCCAGTTGGAAGAGGATGTGAAGCTTCTTGAAGAGATGTACCCTCAAGGAGAAAAG GCTGAGACTTCGTGGGCATTGACTATTCTTGGGTACTTGGCTAAACTTGTGCTGGGAATTTTGGG GTTGATTGTTTCGGTTGTTTGGGTTGCACATATTGTTATATATCTGTTGATAAACCctcctctttctccttttctgAATGAGGTTTTCATCAAGCTGGATGATATCTGGG GTCTTCTGGGTACTGCAGCATTTGCATTCTTCTGCTTTTACCTTCTGCTTGCGGTGATTGCTGGGGCAATGATGCTTGGTCTGCGATTAGTTTTCATTACTATCCACCCCATGAA GTGGGGAGCCACTCTTATGAACTCTTTTCTATTTAACGTTGGTCTTATTCTTCTTTGCTCCATCAG TGTGATACAGTTCTGCTCTACAGCATTTGCATACTATGCTCAAGCAACTGCAGCACAGGAAATATTTGGCCACACGCTGCAATCACTTCGTGGAATTAGATATTTGTACAA GTACAACGTGTTTCAAATTGCCTTTGTTTGTCTTGCGGGATTGACCTTTGTGTATTACGCTGCTTTT ggatggagaagaagaaaacccaGTGGCAGGTTTCAACTTTCTACTTGA